tttataacaacaacaaaacaaacattaaaggactacttattcagatatatataaaaatgaatcaaagtaataattacttgagaataattgtatatacttcagatatatatgaatataaatctaatataattatatgaagcatacaaacacaccatggtagaggaaaattaattaatggcccatttatccataaataattaaaatacatatttattgattacaataaacaatttcaaagacaacaattagcaacaattatactttacccaatatctttcatacaaaccctagtccaatttcatcaaacataaatttacaaaaacgaaattaataaaaaaaccaaaccctagatctagatccacatgcacatgaaacatctataaaactaactaattgttcactaaaatcaagaaacatggaccaaataagggtatgatcttgtttccctccctaatttaccctagtacatttaaaacttggatcTAATttacttcataagtagctcaagcaccatagaagagagagaaaaacaaaactgtaattactcactaaccaaccattaaaactttaaaaaaagtgtggaataacatttcCTTATCTTCTATAACctttccaccaaaggatttgagaccaaaaccttctccccttagtagagcaatttttgggaggtgtccaaggcctcctcacctttctttcacgggttgaagtGAGTAACCCGAGGAGTAAGAAGGTTCTGCagttgttttatatgtgggtcatttgtaggggcggctggtgattgagccgcccctacaaatcgaagctatgtatatgggggcatttgtaggggcagctcaatcaccagccgcccctacaaatagaaactccagggacggctggtgattgagccgcccctacaaatcagaccctatttgtagaggcggctcatatcaccagccacccctgctgttccatttgtagggacggttgatgtctgagcacctgagcacgccactgtaggggcggctccatcactggCCACCCTTAAAAAAAATTGaatcgttgctaaaaatcgttttttacgtagtggtaCGGCATGGATTCATGCGTTAGCCACTCATCGTCCTTCCTTCACTTCTTTGTTCCGATCACAAATATCAATCCCTCGACCACCCTGGGGGAATCATATCTTTTCGACTTTTCATAATGGAAATTGGAAAAATCTAAACACCTACTCTCCATTTGAATCGAACCTGCGAACGAGTTTCGATCGCGCGCCGGCGCCGGTTCTGGCCGAACCAAGACTGAGATCCGTGTTTTTTTTATCACATATGCTAGAATTCAGTCGCCTGAGGGTCTTAGGCGATGGGTTTTTCGGGTCCGTCTGCTGTCTTTTGCTGTTGAGCTGGCGTAAGCACCAAGATGCCAATAAGTAGCCATGGAGATAGCGTTGTAATCGAAATCGACATCCAGCAAACTACAGCAAGGAGCGGTGTTTACGATGTGTACGATGTCACATGCACGTACATAGACACGCAGAGGCCTTCGGCAATGTAGAGAGGACAAAAATGTGGGCATATATCGAGAGACCTGCTAGCTAGACAGCAGAACATTCATTCGTATGCTTGTAGAACGAACGTAAAATATCATCGTGTCTAGCTTTCTCCGTCCCTGCTTGTAGGCATTCGATGCCGTGTTTGATACTCCTAAATAAAATGTTCACCAAATTGCCCGATAAATAATGCCCCGGCTCCTCGGTACGGAAACGTACTTTGCAACGAAAAGCATCGCCATGGCTTCTTCCCCTCTGCTTCTGTGCGTCCTCCTTCTATGCAGCTACTGTTTGATTGCACTTGGAGGCAATGAGCGCGGCTTTGTTGTGGTGCCAACAAGCACCTCTTCGCCATCCAATCCTGCAGCGTGCTCACCGGCACCACAAGGTATGCAATGCAATGCTACTGATGAATACGAATCAAAGTTTCAGACTAACTCTTAAGTGCTATCCGTGTCAGTGACTTCTGATCCCAACCGTGCGTCCATGCCGCTGGCGCACCGGCACGGACCGTGCGCGCCGGCATCGGTGGCGGCCACGAACAGGCCGTCCCGAGCCGAGATGCTTCGCCGGGACCGCGCTCGCAGGAACCATATCTTGCGCAAGGCATCAGGGCGCAGGATCACGCTGTCCGACGTGGGCGTGAGCATCCCGACGTCCCTGGGCGCCGCCGTGGACTCTCTGGAGTACGTCGTCACGCTGGGCTTCGGCACGCCGGCTGTGTCGCAGGTCCTCCTCATCGACACCGGCAGCGACCTGTCGTGGGTGCAGTGCCAGCCCTGCAACTCCTCCACGTGCTACCCGCAGAAGGACCCCCTGTTCGACCCGAGCGCGTCGTCCTCGTACGCGCCCATCCCGTGCGACTCCAAAGCGTGCAGGGACCTTGACACCGACACCTACGCCAATGGCTGCACCAACTCCAGTGGCACCTCCCTGTGCCAGTACAGGGTCCAGTACGGCAACGGGGACATCACAGTGGGGGTGTACAGCACGGAGACGCTGACGCTGAGCCCACAGGTTTCGGTCAAGAACTTCAGCTTCGGCTGCGGCTTGGTCCAGCGTGGCACGTTCGACCTGTTCGACGGCCTCCTCGGGCTCGGCGGCGCCCCAGAGTCGCTCGTCTCGCAGACGGCGGAGACATACGGCGGCGCCTTCTCGTACTGCCTCCCGGCGGGCAACAGCACCACCGGGTTCCTCGCGCTCGGCGCGCCCAGCAACAACACGGCAGGGTTCCTGTTCACGCCGCTGCACAGCGTGCCTCAGGTGCCGACGTTTTACTTGGTCAATCTCACCGGTATCAGCGTCGGAGGGACGCAGCTCGACATACAGCCGACCGTGTTCTCCGGAGGCATGATCATAGACTCCGGCACGGTCGTCACGATTCTCCCGGAGACGGCCTACTCGGCGCTGCGGACAGCCTTCCGGAGCGCCATGTCCGCGTACCCGCTCTTGCCACCGAACAACGACGAGGATCTCGACACGTGCTACAACTTCACCGGCAACAGCAACGTGACGGTGCCGACCGTTGCCCTCACGTACGACGGCGGTGTCACGATCGACCTCGACGTGCCTTCGGGGGTTCTGCTCGACGGCTGCCTTGCGTTCGTCCGAGGGCCCCCGGATGGCCATATCGGAATCATTGGCAATGTCAACCAGCGCACGTTCGAGGTGCTGTACGATTCTGGCCGCGGACACGTCGGATTCCGGCCAGGCGCTTGCTGAAGTACGTCTCAAGTGCATGCTGCTGTATTTCAAAATTTCACACGGTCGTCATACAAGAATCGCAGCTGAAATAATGGATCGGAAGGATGGTACGTGCAGTAAGTGAAAACTAGACGAgcaggtttttttttttgtttgttgttgTCATGCCTAAATATATTATCAGTCAATATAAAGGAACAATGCTATATTTATATTTTATCTGTGGCTTAAAAATTGCACATGTACAACTACgatttcactttagttttatataGCGGCAATATAATTCTGGCAAAACATCAGACAAATATGCACTGTAAGGTCGAACTAAAAAAGAGGGTACATTATATgccctttgattttttttttaaaaaaaatagggaTGACGTATCTATGATAACAATTTTATTGGAAGCAGA
The nucleotide sequence above comes from Miscanthus floridulus cultivar M001 chromosome 18, ASM1932011v1, whole genome shotgun sequence. Encoded proteins:
- the LOC136519669 gene encoding aspartyl protease family protein At5g10770-like — its product is MPLAHRHGPCAPASVAATNRPSRAEMLRRDRARRNHILRKASGRRITLSDVGVSIPTSLGAAVDSLEYVVTLGFGTPAVSQVLLIDTGSDLSWVQCQPCNSSTCYPQKDPLFDPSASSSYAPIPCDSKACRDLDTDTYANGCTNSSGTSLCQYRVQYGNGDITVGVYSTETLTLSPQVSVKNFSFGCGLVQRGTFDLFDGLLGLGGAPESLVSQTAETYGGAFSYCLPAGNSTTGFLALGAPSNNTAGFLFTPLHSVPQVPTFYLVNLTGISVGGTQLDIQPTVFSGGMIIDSGTVVTILPETAYSALRTAFRSAMSAYPLLPPNNDEDLDTCYNFTGNSNVTVPTVALTYDGGVTIDLDVPSGVLLDGCLAFVRGPPDGHIGIIGNVNQRTFEVLYDSGRGHVGFRPGAC